Within the Anguilla anguilla isolate fAngAng1 chromosome 19, fAngAng1.pri, whole genome shotgun sequence genome, the region CTACAACATATTAAAGGAAGACAGGAATCACATGAGGCTCCAAGTCTGTGATCAAGTGCAACTAGCATGACATCATAGAGCCACATCGAGCCAAATCATATTACATGTTAAAAATCAGATTTGGGTTCATTTTAACAGTAATGTTTCAGAACACAAGAACCATGCTGTATTGTTTTCGTGCGCTGGGCTCTATCATAcagtaaacatttaataaactgTACAGTTACTTCGGGGATCTGGTACTTACTGACGACATCCTCATCCGATCCGCCGGATCCGCGCATTCGCAGGTACATGAGCCCGAGCAGCAGGAAGAAGAGGCACGCTGCCGTGAGCAGGAACATGGACAGATAGTGCGCGCTAAAGCCGCCCGTGGCCGACACCTCCTCTCTCTTAAACTGCTGGAGCAGCTCCTCTTCTGGGACCGCGACGGTCTGCTTCGGCCTGGCCTGGCCGTACGCATTGTTCGGGCCCGCGTGGTTGGAGTGATTGGACGGGTAAGCCGCCAGGAGGCTGTTGTATGTAGAGAACCGTGGTTTTAAGCCGATACTGAACCGGCCGCTGGTGCCGCCGCCTCCGTTCCCACTGTCGACGTGGTTATTGTTGTACGCAGGGGGGGCGCTGGTACCGCCATCCGCGACGCTCTCGCGCATAATCGCCGACCTCCACGGGTATCCGCGGCTCCGCAAGCCGCCGCTCAGTACCGACTCGCCCGTGCTCGCGTTTCtgtcgtcctcttcctcctccggaAAGTCTCCCGCCGGCTGGTCATTTGCTCCAAACGCACCTCCTCgccgctcctctccctcctggGCCCCCCGGGCACCGCTGAGGAAGGATGGTAGCGCTTTCGGCTGGCTTCGTCTGGAAGGTAGTCGCCGATCGAGCTTTCCCTTTCCGATTACCTTCGGCGAcgcgtcctcttcctcctcctccgagtCGGAATAATCGTCCGCGAGTTTGCTGCGGTTCAGCGGGTAGGAAGCTCCACTGCCGTTCAGAGCCCGAGTCTCCCTTTCCGCTTCTTCCTCGTCATAATCGTCTTCCTCTGTTTCCTCGCAACCGCCTCCCACTTCCTCGTTACGTTGGGACCCCCCACTGCTCGATTTCTCCCGATCAGCCCACCAAGGAGACACCAAGGCGCCTCTCCTCGCCTCCGACAGACCGAGGGAGGGACTAGTGCGGCTGCTGCTACTCACACCGCCTCCCAGGCTCCTGCGAGCGGCTGTGGGTGTTGCTATAGGCCTTAGTGGCGGCTGCTGATGTCCGGATCCGTGGTCCCTCCTGCTGCTGGGCTGCGGGCCTCCTTTCTTCTGGTTGCTTTCAACATCCGATTCGTCAGAACTGAAGCCCAAAACAAACTTGCTCACTCCGACGGAGCGCTTTTCGTTCAGAGCCGGACGGCCGCCCGGGCTCCTGCTGGGTCCCAGATACGTGCCGTCATTACCGACTGGCCTAGCCACCAGCACTGCAGCTCCCGCCGCTCTGTTGCCACCGCCGCTGttgatgctgctgctgttgcgAGTTTTTACGGACCTGGATCCCCGCCGCTGCTGATCCTCGCGTAGCTTCTTGAGCTTTTTCAGATAAACGGGCCGTGTGTTCTCGGATACCGGACCGGGAGTGAACCCCAGGCGCTTTAACTCTGAGAAAAGCTCTTCATCAGTTAACTGTGCGGCCGCCATCTTTTCCCGATGAAAAAAAATCACGCACAGAGCTGGGGCGGAAATGACGCATCAGAGCCAGACAGTGATATTAAGAAATTAGTTCGCTCAAGTCACGCAGGCGAGACTGTCTGTTGAGGGAGGTTCAGTGCGCGAGCTGCATTACCCCCTCGGCCAAACACGTTCCCGAGAAAATCAGCATCACAGTATTCCGaattaatattttagaaaaataatacatattacACACGTTGAACAATAAGCCAGGCTGCTATCctgttaaatatattattctGCGTGAGGCCTCTCCATGGTTTACTTTAGTATTTGCGTGTGGTTAAATATTGGCtcataaataaatgctattatgaataataataataataataataaaaataaatgtattttatatagcgcttttcatggtctcaaagacgctttacaatttgtatttgtatttgttttgtttgcggtttgtttgtttttttctagaACAGAAACTGTTCTATTTATGTTGTTTTCCTCTCGTATCTAAACAGGATGGTTTGAATGAATAGGCCTATTAGATTTATCTGAGAGAAACTACAAAACCGTAATACGGAATGGATCTGGCAGGTCAAAGAAGCATGCAGATGAAGGTTTATCCCGGGCTGGGGTGAATGGTCTGAAAATAGTCTCACGcagtgaatttaattaaattacacGCTTCTTAGCCTGGAAAACTACTGTAATTCAAGAAAAATCGCAACATAAAAAATCTGTAAACAGAATTATgacatacaaattataaaattcaaatgcttttccgTCTCCTAATCTGTCACTTTTCTTGCATGAGGGCGATGTAATGTgaaaaatc harbors:
- the lemd3 gene encoding inner nuclear membrane protein Man1, coding for MAAAQLTDEELFSELKRLGFTPGPVSENTRPVYLKKLKKLREDQQRRGSRSVKTRNSSSINSGGGNRAAGAAVLVARPVGNDGTYLGPSRSPGGRPALNEKRSVGVSKFVLGFSSDESDVESNQKKGGPQPSSRRDHGSGHQQPPLRPIATPTAARRSLGGGVSSSSRTSPSLGLSEARRGALVSPWWADREKSSSGGSQRNEEVGGGCEETEEDDYDEEEAERETRALNGSGASYPLNRSKLADDYSDSEEEEEDASPKVIGKGKLDRRLPSRRSQPKALPSFLSGARGAQEGEERRGGAFGANDQPAGDFPEEEEDDRNASTGESVLSGGLRSRGYPWRSAIMRESVADGGTSAPPAYNNNHVDSGNGGGGTSGRFSIGLKPRFSTYNSLLAAYPSNHSNHAGPNNAYGQARPKQTVAVPEEELLQQFKREEVSATGGFSAHYLSMFLLTAACLFFLLLGLMYLRMRGSGGSDEDVVIKQHPFGPEFDSAYESKEKDMILKVLLHLHDHLAVIAGEHDCGDHSRYPNRSLLVSEASEYLMLHGPEYEDFFATSLEWVIKSGEDVGIRLIGRDPEELVTDFSDVSLLESTHPKMSFICRFRRAFLTVIHRILLGMAGVAAVLGLAYFMKYRWRKAEEETRQMYDMVERIIDVLRSHSEASQENRDLQPYLPIPHVRDSLVHPQERKKMKKVWERAVAFLSANESRIRTETQRVGGADFLVWRWIQPSLPGDKMSAIPSKVWQGKAFPLDRRNSPPNSLTPCLKIRNMFDPIMEVGENWHLAIHEAILEKCSDNDGIVHIAVDKNSREGCVYVKCLSAEHSGKAFKALHGSWFDGKLVTVKYLRLDRYHQRFPQADGCITPLKPSSKLMNTMAHLRHRSSPASKLGPS